CTTGAAGCGCCGGTCCAGCCAGTAACCCGCCGCGGTCCCGATTCCCACGGTCACCGCAAAATTCAGCCCCAGGCTGAGGAGCGGCCCCACCTTGCGCATCGCTTCTGCGAGAGACCCCCGAGGCTCGGGATCCTCGGCCACGGCGCCTATTGCCCCAGCGACAGCAGCGATCGACGCGTCAGCTCGATGAGCGGGTTGGGATACAGACCGACGAAAAGGTTGAATGCCAGGCAGATCCCCACCGCGCCGGCCAGCCCCCAGGAAAAGGCGTAGCGCACCGAGTCGACCGGCGGCTTCTGGTACATGTGCCAGACCACCCGCAGGTAATACCAGGCCGAGACGACGCTGTTCAGCACCATGACGACGGCCAGCCAGCCGAAATGCGCTTTCATGGCGGCGGCGAACAGGTAGTACTTGCCGATGAAGCCGGCGGTGGCCGGAATACCCGCCAGCGACAGCATGAACACCAGCATGGCAAAGGCCGCCAGCGGGCTGCGCTGCTGCAGGCCCGAAAAGTCGACCACCCGGTCGCCGACAAGGTTCTCGCGGCGCAGCATCACGATCAGGGAGAAAGCCCCCACGTTGATGAAGGTGTAGACCGCCAGATAGAACATCAGCGAGGTCAGACCGTAGTCCATCAGCTCCGGCTGCGGCCGCGACATGACGATGAGCCCGATCAGGATGTAGCCGGCATGGGCGATGCTGGAGTAGGCCAGCATCCGCTTCATGTTGTCCTGCAGGAGCGCCACCAGGTTTCCCAGCGTCATGCTGGCTACCGACAGGACGATGAGAAGCAGGATCCAGCGATCGCGCATCGCTCCGAAGCCCACGGCGTAGATGCGCACGAAGGCGACGAAAGCCGCCGCCTTGGAGGCGGTCGACATGAAGGCGGTGATGGCGGTGGGAGCTCCCTCGTAGGCATCGGGCGCCCAGGAGTGAAACGGCACGGCCGCCACCTTGAAGCCCAGGGCCACGGTGAGCAGGACCAGCCCCAGCAGGAGCATGGGGGACTGCAGGTCCGACTGCTGGAAGCTCGAGGCCATCTGGTACAGGTTCGTCGTTCCCTTGGCCGCGTAGACCAGGGAGGAGCCGTAGACGAAAACCCCGGTCGAAAAAGCCCCCAGCAGGAAGTACTTCATGGCGGCCTCGTTCGATTTCCGGTTCCCCCGCAGGTAGCCGACGAGGATGTAAATCGAAATCGCCATCAGCTCCAGCCCCACGAAAAGACTGAGCAGGTCGGAGGCGGAAGCCATGACCATCATTCCGACCACGGAGAAGCAGATCAGGGCGTAGTACTCCCCCGATTGGACATTCTCGATGTCGAGGTAGCGCAGGGAGATGAGGATGCTGAGGATGGCCGAGGAGAGGAAGACCACCTTGAAGAAGATCGCCATGCCGTCGAGCACCAG
The window above is part of the Candidatus Polarisedimenticolia bacterium genome. Proteins encoded here:
- a CDS encoding NADH-quinone oxidoreductase subunit N, whose product is MNSSLEQALYLFRPELLLTFYGFFLLILGVFPVYRRWIGVLAALGCLLTLGVVLSFPLQQGLDVFRSLNLFFFNQLLVLDGMAIFFKVVFLSSAILSILISLRYLDIENVQSGEYYALICFSVVGMMVMASASDLLSLFVGLELMAISIYILVGYLRGNRKSNEAAMKYFLLGAFSTGVFVYGSSLVYAAKGTTNLYQMASSFQQSDLQSPMLLLGLVLLTVALGFKVAAVPFHSWAPDAYEGAPTAITAFMSTASKAAAFVAFVRIYAVGFGAMRDRWILLLIVLSVASMTLGNLVALLQDNMKRMLAYSSIAHAGYILIGLIVMSRPQPELMDYGLTSLMFYLAVYTFINVGAFSLIVMLRRENLVGDRVVDFSGLQQRSPLAAFAMLVFMLSLAGIPATAGFIGKYYLFAAAMKAHFGWLAVVMVLNSVVSAWYYLRVVWHMYQKPPVDSVRYAFSWGLAGAVGICLAFNLFVGLYPNPLIELTRRSLLSLGQ
- a CDS encoding AtpZ/AtpI family protein — translated: MRKVGPLLSLGLNFAVTVGIGTAAGYWLDRRFKTSPWLLLGGMALGLVAAFVGFFKVVMPSKDGKS